A DNA window from Acinetobacter sp. 10FS3-1 contains the following coding sequences:
- a CDS encoding pirin family protein, producing MKAFLHPSENRGHVKMDWLESKHSFSFGTWYNPKYMGVSVLRVINDDLINAHQGFGQHPHDNMEILTCVLKGTITHKDSMGNHGGISAGEWQLMSAGTGVRHSEMNQGDEQVHLLQIWIVPNERNAEPSYQQIRCDPHEQPNQWHLICGPNDNAPMHIRQNTEVKTAVIHKGQSLEVEATQQVNYVHVISGSVQIAEHTVAAGGAIAFIEASQIKALEDAQVIWFDLPEANN from the coding sequence ATGAAGGCTTTTTTACATCCGAGTGAAAACCGTGGTCATGTGAAAATGGATTGGCTGGAGTCTAAACACAGCTTCTCCTTTGGTACCTGGTATAATCCGAAATATATGGGCGTTAGTGTATTACGTGTTATCAATGATGACCTGATTAATGCTCATCAGGGTTTTGGTCAGCATCCACATGACAATATGGAAATTTTGACCTGTGTTTTAAAAGGTACCATTACCCACAAAGACAGTATGGGCAATCATGGCGGAATTTCTGCTGGTGAATGGCAGCTGATGAGTGCCGGCACAGGTGTACGTCATAGTGAGATGAACCAGGGTGATGAGCAGGTGCATTTATTGCAGATCTGGATTGTGCCTAATGAGCGGAATGCCGAACCCAGCTATCAACAAATTAGATGTGATCCGCACGAGCAGCCCAACCAATGGCATTTGATTTGTGGACCAAATGACAATGCGCCTATGCATATCCGCCAGAATACTGAAGTCAAAACTGCAGTGATTCACAAAGGGCAAAGTCTGGAGGTTGAAGCAACACAGCAGGTGAATTATGTACATGTGATTTCCGGTTCAGTCCAGATTGCAGAACATACTGTAGCGGCTGGTGGTGCAATTGCTTTCATTGAAGCAAGTCAGATTAAGGCGCTGGAGGATGCTCAAGTGATCTGGTTTGATTTGCCAGAAGCCAACAACTAG